Sequence from the Clostridium butyricum genome:
GGGTCATATCCACCTTTAGAAAAGGGATTACATCTTAAAATTCTGTAAACTGCCATAATACTTCCTCTAAATGCACCATATTTATTTATAGCATCTAAAGCATATTGAGAACATGTAGGCCTGTATTTACAGCACGAAGGTCTCCCTGGTGAAATAAATTTTCTATAAAAATTAATTAGACTTATTAGTAGTTTCTTCATTAATATATAAGCCTGCCTTTTTAATTAAATTTATCATAGATTTTTCTACGTCAAAATAATTTTTGTCTACGATAGGATTTCTAGCTATAAAAATAAAATCGTATCCTTTTAATATATAATTGCAATTTAATCTAAAACTTTCGCTTATTAATCTCTTTGATCTACTTCTAACAACACTGTTTCCAACTTTTTTACTTACAGAAACACCTAATTTATTATAAAGATTATTTTCTTTATCTTTATTCCTTTTATTTTTTAATATATACATAACTAGAAGTTCATTGGCAAAAGATTTGCCTCTTCTATATACAAATTTAAATTCAAAATTTTTTTTTAATCTATAAATCATAGATA
This genomic interval carries:
- the rnpA gene encoding ribonuclease P protein component, whose product is MIYRLKKNFEFKFVYRRGKSFANELLVMYILKNKRNKDKENNLYNKLGVSVSKKVGNSVVRSRSKRLISESFRLNCNYILKGYDFIFIARNPIVDKNYFDVEKSMINLIKKAGLYINEETTNKSN
- the yidD gene encoding membrane protein insertion efficiency factor YidD; this translates as MKKLLISLINFYRKFISPGRPSCCKYRPTCSQYALDAINKYGAFRGSIMAVYRILRCNPFSKGGYDPVK